A single region of the Streptococcus macedonicus ACA-DC 198 genome encodes:
- the leuB gene encoding 3-isopropylmalate dehydrogenase, with protein sequence MTKKIVTLAGDGIGPEIMAAGLEVLEAVASKINFDYDIGAKPFGGAGIDASGHPLPKETLDAAKSADAILLAAIGGPKYDNTTVRPEQGLLAIRKELNLFANIRPVRIFDALKHLSPLKPEGIEGVDFVVVRELTGGIYFGEHQLQDESARDINDYSAQEIRRIIRKAFELARLRGKKVTSIDKQNVLATSKLWRKVAEEVALDFPDVTLEHQLVDSAAMIMITNPSRFDVVVTENLFGDILSDESSVLPGTLGVMPSASHSENGPSLYEPIHGSAPDIAGQGIANPVSMILSVAMMLRESFGEVAGADLIENAVDKTFNQGILTRDLGGKASTAEMTAAIIANL encoded by the coding sequence ATGACGAAAAAAATTGTTACACTTGCTGGTGATGGTATTGGTCCAGAAATTATGGCAGCGGGCTTAGAAGTCCTTGAAGCTGTGGCTTCAAAAATTAATTTTGATTATGACATTGGTGCAAAACCTTTTGGTGGCGCAGGAATTGATGCCAGTGGTCATCCACTACCAAAAGAAACTTTGGATGCGGCAAAATCAGCCGATGCGATTTTATTAGCTGCCATTGGTGGTCCAAAGTATGATAACACTACTGTTCGTCCAGAACAAGGCTTGCTTGCCATTCGTAAGGAATTAAATTTGTTCGCAAATATCAGACCTGTTCGTATCTTTGATGCTTTGAAACACTTATCGCCTTTGAAACCTGAAGGGATTGAAGGAGTTGACTTTGTTGTTGTCCGTGAGTTAACAGGAGGTATCTATTTTGGTGAACATCAGTTACAAGATGAATCAGCACGTGATATCAATGACTATTCAGCGCAGGAAATCCGCCGTATTATTCGCAAGGCATTTGAATTGGCACGACTTCGCGGCAAAAAAGTGACAAGCATTGATAAACAAAATGTCTTGGCAACTTCAAAATTATGGCGTAAAGTTGCTGAAGAAGTAGCCTTAGATTTTCCAGATGTCACGTTGGAACATCAATTGGTGGATAGCGCAGCCATGATTATGATTACAAATCCATCACGCTTTGACGTTGTGGTTACGGAAAATCTTTTTGGTGATATTTTGTCTGATGAATCAAGCGTGCTTCCAGGCACACTTGGTGTTATGCCATCAGCTAGCCATTCAGAAAATGGACCAAGCCTTTATGAGCCGATTCACGGTTCAGCTCCAGATATTGCTGGACAAGGCATTGCCAATCCTGTCAGCATGATTTTATCTGTTGCCATGATGTTGCGTGAAAGTTTCGGTGAAGTAGCTGGCGCAGACCTCATTGAAAATGCGGTTGATAAGACATTTAATCAAGGCATTTTAACACGTGATTTAGGCGGTAAAGCTTCAACAGCTGAAATGACCGCAGCTATTATTGCAAATCTATGA